The DNA region GGCGGAGAGATGAACGTAGTTCTTGAGGAAATGGAGGAACTTCTGCCGGACAGAACAGCAGATCCGGAAAGTGATGAGAAAGAACTGGCGGAAGCCCTGAACGAATTTCTGGCCTCGCTGCCGGATAAAAACAGGAATATTTTTGTGCTGAGATACTGGCATGCGGAGAGTGTCACAAATATTGCAAAGATCTTTGATATGACGGAAAACAGCGTTTCAGCACTTCTGAGCCGCCTGCGTCATAAACTTCATAAATATCTGACGGAAAGGGGATTCGAGCCATGACCAGAGAAGATATGTTCAGAGTATTCGGAAATATCGATGACAGTTTAATTGTTTCTGCTGAGATAAAAAGAAGCGGAAAAGCGTTCGGATTATCTGAAACGGATAAAGGTACGGCAGAATCAAATCTGTCAGCTATAATACCACCG from Ruminococcus sp. HUN007 includes:
- a CDS encoding sigma-70 family RNA polymerase sigma factor; the protein is MDDKTIIRHYWDRNEIALKETDEKYGPFCTSIAMNILNDREDSKECVNDTYLKTWNAIPPARPAVFPAFIGRITRNLAFDRYNMRKTAKRGGGEMNVVLEEMEELLPDRTADPESDEKELAEALNEFLASLPDKNRNIFVLRYWHAESVTNIAKIFDMTENSVSALLSRLRHKLHKYLTERGFEP